One stretch of Variovorax sp. 54 DNA includes these proteins:
- the urtC gene encoding urea ABC transporter permease subunit UrtC has protein sequence MHGLSPQRKRDLGAMVAVLALLAVVLPLTLDPFRLNLISKYLAFAFVAVGVVLTWGYGGVLSLGQGMFFGLGGYMMAMFLKLEASAPELPDFMVWSSVEQLPAWWQPFHSLGWTVVGILVIPAVLAYVFSYAIFKRRVSGVYFAIVTLSLALTLTVVVVGQQGDTGGANGITDFRTLLGWDIATDEAKRTMYFVEVAAIALVMVVSLAIVRSRFGKLLIAIRDKEDRVRFSGYNTAHMKAFVFAVAAVLSAIGGAFYSLQVGLIAPGVIGVVASVEMVIYAAVGGRLSIPGAVIGALLIGFLKSYLSETFPEGWLYFLGAVFILVVWAMPNGLAGLGEKLMRRRGAAEVAP, from the coding sequence ATGCACGGTCTTTCTCCTCAACGCAAGCGCGACCTCGGCGCGATGGTGGCCGTGCTGGCACTGCTGGCCGTGGTGCTGCCGCTCACGCTCGATCCGTTCCGCCTGAACCTCATCAGCAAGTACCTGGCCTTCGCGTTCGTCGCCGTGGGCGTGGTGCTCACCTGGGGCTACGGCGGCGTGCTGAGCCTGGGCCAGGGCATGTTCTTCGGCCTGGGCGGCTACATGATGGCGATGTTCCTCAAGCTCGAAGCCTCCGCGCCCGAGCTGCCGGACTTCATGGTGTGGAGCAGCGTCGAGCAGCTGCCCGCGTGGTGGCAGCCCTTCCACTCGCTGGGCTGGACGGTCGTGGGCATCCTCGTGATTCCCGCGGTGCTGGCCTATGTGTTCTCGTACGCGATCTTCAAGCGGCGCGTGAGCGGCGTGTACTTCGCGATCGTCACGCTGTCGCTGGCGCTCACGCTCACCGTGGTGGTGGTCGGTCAGCAGGGCGACACCGGCGGTGCCAACGGCATCACCGATTTCCGCACGCTGCTGGGCTGGGACATCGCCACCGACGAGGCCAAGCGCACGATGTACTTCGTCGAGGTGGCGGCCATCGCGCTGGTGATGGTGGTGTCGCTCGCCATCGTGCGTAGCCGCTTCGGCAAGCTGCTGATCGCCATCCGCGACAAGGAAGACCGCGTGCGCTTCAGCGGCTACAACACGGCGCACATGAAGGCCTTCGTGTTCGCGGTGGCAGCCGTGCTGTCGGCCATCGGCGGGGCGTTCTACAGCCTGCAGGTGGGGCTGATCGCGCCGGGCGTGATCGGCGTCGTGGCCTCGGTCGAGATGGTGATCTACGCCGCGGTCGGCGGGCGACTGTCGATTCCAGGCGCAGTGATCGGCGCCCTGCTCATCGGCTTTCTCAAGTCGTACCTGTCGGAGACCTTTCCCGAAGGCTGGCTGTACTTCCTCGGGGCCGTGTTCATCCTCGTGGTGTGGGCGATGCCGAACGGGCTTGCGGGCCTGGGCGAGAAGCTCATGCGCCGACGCGGCGCTGCGGAGGTGGCGCCATGA
- the urtB gene encoding urea ABC transporter permease subunit UrtB, whose amino-acid sequence MNFDIAVMQVFNGVSLFTILLLMALGLAIVFGLMGVINMAHGELMALGAYMTYLAARFFEHYAPGFMDLYLFAAIPFAFAVTFAFGYVLERGFIRFFYDRPLDTLLATWGLSLMLQQAYRSIFGAQEVSVPLASWLAGAWEPTAGIQLPLNRIFIVGLTALVAVGVYLLLYRTPWGLKVRAVTQNRAIAGAVGIDTHRVDAMTFALGSGLAGIAGAVFTMIGSTNPGTGQLYIVDSFIVVVFGGVQSLIGTALSGFAIAQSQTWLEYLMSGSMAKATILLLVIAVLYFRPNGLFATRARS is encoded by the coding sequence ATGAACTTCGACATCGCGGTGATGCAGGTGTTCAACGGCGTGAGCCTGTTCACCATCCTGCTGCTCATGGCGCTCGGGCTGGCCATCGTGTTCGGCCTGATGGGCGTCATCAACATGGCGCACGGCGAGCTGATGGCGCTGGGCGCCTACATGACCTACCTGGCGGCGCGCTTCTTCGAACACTACGCGCCGGGCTTCATGGACCTGTACCTGTTCGCCGCGATTCCGTTCGCGTTTGCTGTGACCTTCGCGTTCGGCTATGTGCTGGAGCGGGGCTTCATCCGCTTCTTCTACGACCGCCCGCTCGACACCCTGCTGGCCACCTGGGGCCTGAGCCTCATGCTGCAGCAGGCCTACCGCTCCATCTTCGGCGCGCAGGAAGTGAGCGTGCCGCTGGCCTCGTGGCTGGCGGGGGCGTGGGAGCCCACGGCGGGCATCCAGCTGCCGCTGAACCGCATCTTCATCGTCGGGCTCACGGCCCTGGTCGCGGTCGGCGTGTACCTGCTGCTGTACCGCACGCCGTGGGGGCTGAAGGTGCGTGCGGTGACGCAGAACCGCGCCATCGCCGGCGCGGTGGGCATCGACACGCACCGCGTCGACGCGATGACCTTCGCGCTGGGCTCGGGGCTGGCGGGCATCGCGGGTGCGGTGTTCACGATGATCGGCTCGACCAACCCCGGCACGGGCCAGCTGTACATCGTCGACTCGTTCATCGTGGTGGTGTTCGGCGGCGTGCAGAGCCTCATCGGCACCGCGCTCTCGGGCTTTGCCATCGCGCAGTCGCAGACCTGGCTCGAGTACCTCATGAGCGGCTCGATGGCCAAGGCCACGATCCTGCTGCTGGTGATCGCGGTGCTGTACTTCCGGCCCAACGGCCTGTTCGCCACGCGCGCGAGGAGCTGA
- the urtA gene encoding urea ABC transporter substrate-binding protein, giving the protein MTNAFNRRQIVKTGGSMIVLGAAGGVAGLARAQDGATVKLGLLHSLSGTIAIAEASLVDAEKLAIEEINAAGGVLGKKIEAVVEDGASENSVFAEKARKLLERDKVAAIIGCYTSASRKALLPVLNQAKGLLFYPTYYEGQEQDKRVFYPSQEATQSVIAAVEWMAREKGKNFFLVGSDYIYPRTCNKIAKPAIAKAGGKVLGEEYAPLGHTEFSSIINKIKAAKPDCIYSTVVGGSNVAFYKQLRAAGLDGTKQVLLSTVVSENEIDGIGKDNAAGYYACMGYFQSIKSPANEKFVKAFKAKYGQDRVIGDPMEVAYNSVYLWKLAVEKAKSFEVDKVTAAAAGVEIEAPEGTVRVHATNHHVWKKVRVGRARPDGQFDIVWESPQLVEPNPFPKV; this is encoded by the coding sequence ATGACGAACGCTTTCAACCGCCGCCAGATCGTGAAGACGGGCGGCTCGATGATCGTGCTGGGCGCCGCCGGCGGCGTGGCCGGCCTGGCCCGCGCGCAGGACGGCGCCACCGTGAAGCTCGGCCTGCTGCACTCGCTCTCGGGCACCATCGCCATCGCCGAGGCCTCGCTGGTCGATGCCGAAAAACTGGCCATCGAAGAGATCAACGCCGCCGGCGGCGTGCTGGGCAAGAAGATCGAGGCCGTGGTCGAAGACGGCGCCAGCGAGAACTCGGTGTTCGCCGAGAAGGCGCGCAAGCTGCTGGAGCGCGACAAGGTCGCGGCCATCATCGGCTGCTACACCTCGGCCTCGCGCAAGGCGCTGCTGCCAGTGCTCAACCAGGCCAAGGGCCTGCTGTTCTACCCCACCTACTACGAAGGCCAGGAGCAGGACAAGCGCGTGTTCTATCCCTCGCAGGAAGCCACGCAGTCGGTGATCGCGGCCGTGGAATGGATGGCGCGCGAGAAGGGAAAGAACTTCTTCCTCGTCGGCTCCGACTACATCTATCCGCGCACCTGCAACAAGATCGCCAAGCCCGCCATCGCCAAGGCCGGCGGCAAGGTGCTCGGCGAAGAGTACGCACCGCTGGGCCACACCGAGTTCTCGTCGATCATCAACAAGATCAAGGCCGCCAAGCCCGACTGCATCTACAGCACGGTGGTGGGCGGCTCCAACGTGGCCTTCTACAAGCAGCTGCGCGCGGCCGGGCTCGACGGCACCAAGCAGGTGCTGCTGTCGACCGTGGTGTCCGAGAACGAGATCGACGGCATCGGCAAGGACAACGCCGCGGGCTACTACGCCTGCATGGGCTACTTCCAGAGCATCAAGTCGCCGGCCAACGAGAAGTTCGTGAAGGCCTTCAAGGCCAAGTACGGGCAGGACCGCGTGATCGGCGACCCGATGGAGGTGGCCTACAACAGCGTGTACCTGTGGAAGCTGGCGGTGGAAAAGGCCAAGTCCTTCGAGGTCGACAAGGTCACGGCCGCCGCCGCAGGCGTGGAGATCGAGGCGCCCGAAGGCACGGTGCGCGTGCACGCCACCAACCACCACGTGTGGAAGAAGGTGCGCGTGGGCCGCGCGCGGCCCGACGGGCAGTTCGACATCGTGTGGGAATCGCCGCAGCTGGTCGAGCCCAACCCCTTCCCGAAGGTCTGA
- a CDS encoding LysR family transcriptional regulator: MTSNIGWELYRSFLGVLREGSLSGAARTLGITQPTAGRHVAALEKALGVVLFTRSQVGLMPTEVAQALRTHAEAMESTAASLERAASSQGEGVRGVVRVSASEVIGVEVLPPIVARLREAHPALKVELVATNRVQDLLRREADIAVRMVRPRQEQLVARHIGQIELGFHARSDYLARHGTPRKLDELASHAVIGYDQPSAFVRNAGKALKGIGRDTFSLRTDSDLTQLALIRAGAGIGICQVGLARRDTALMRLLPRALSLKLDTWVTMHEDLRHSPRCRVAFDALVEGLQQYVGTAAAPAPRATMPRARPKASP, translated from the coding sequence ATGACCTCGAACATCGGCTGGGAGCTCTACCGTTCATTCCTCGGCGTGCTGCGCGAAGGCTCGCTGTCGGGCGCGGCACGCACGCTGGGCATCACCCAGCCAACGGCCGGGCGCCACGTCGCGGCGCTCGAAAAAGCACTGGGCGTGGTGCTGTTCACGCGCTCGCAGGTCGGACTCATGCCGACCGAAGTGGCGCAGGCCCTGCGAACCCATGCCGAGGCCATGGAGAGCACCGCCGCCTCGCTGGAGCGCGCCGCCAGCAGCCAGGGCGAAGGCGTTCGCGGCGTGGTGCGCGTATCGGCCAGCGAGGTGATCGGCGTCGAGGTGCTGCCGCCCATCGTCGCGCGGCTGCGCGAGGCGCATCCGGCGCTGAAGGTCGAGCTGGTCGCAACCAACCGCGTGCAAGACCTGCTGCGCCGCGAGGCCGACATCGCCGTGCGCATGGTGCGCCCCAGGCAGGAGCAGCTGGTGGCACGCCACATCGGGCAGATCGAACTGGGCTTTCATGCGCGCAGCGACTACCTCGCGCGCCACGGCACGCCCCGCAAACTCGACGAACTGGCAAGCCACGCGGTCATCGGCTACGACCAGCCCTCGGCCTTCGTGCGCAACGCCGGCAAGGCCTTGAAGGGCATCGGCCGCGACACCTTTTCGCTGCGCACCGACAGCGACCTGACGCAGCTGGCGCTCATCCGCGCCGGCGCGGGCATCGGCATCTGCCAGGTCGGCCTGGCACGACGCGACACCGCGCTGATGCGCCTGCTGCCGCGCGCGCTCTCGCTCAAGCTCGACACCTGGGTCACGATGCACGAAGACCTGCGCCACAGCCCGCGCTGCCGCGTGGCCTTCGATGCGCTGGTCGAGGGCTTGCAACAGTACGTTGGCACGGCGGCGGCCCCCGCGCCCCGGGCGACAATGCCCCGCGCAAGACCCAAAGCTTCTCCCTGA
- a CDS encoding SDR family oxidoreductase: MTRKDTVLVLGASGGIGGEVARQLRDAGWQVRALKRGAAQAETRKDGITWLAGDAMDRQAVTRAAKGCAVIVHAVNPPGYRGWAQLVLPMLDNTIAAARAEGATIVLPGTVYNFGPDAFPLLKEDSPQHPVTRKGAIRVEMERRLEAASRDGGARVLIVRAGDFFGPKPGNNWFSQGLVKAGQPVQAVSYPGRPGMGHQWSYLPDVARTMVELLARRDRLEPFARFHMAGHWDADGTRMSGAIRKVVARRTGADAPRVSAFPWWLLTLASPFVTTFREMREMRYLWQTPVAMDNTKLVAFLGREPHTPLEEAVEAALEGMGSLAAAPVAVPA, from the coding sequence ATGACACGCAAAGACACGGTCCTGGTTCTGGGTGCCTCCGGCGGCATTGGCGGCGAAGTGGCGCGGCAGCTGCGCGATGCGGGCTGGCAGGTGCGGGCGCTGAAGCGTGGCGCGGCGCAGGCAGAAACGCGCAAGGACGGCATCACCTGGCTGGCCGGCGACGCCATGGACCGCCAGGCGGTGACGCGTGCCGCCAAAGGCTGCGCGGTCATCGTGCATGCGGTCAACCCGCCCGGCTATCGCGGATGGGCGCAGCTGGTGCTGCCGATGCTCGACAACACCATTGCCGCCGCGCGGGCCGAAGGCGCGACCATCGTGCTGCCGGGCACGGTCTACAACTTCGGCCCCGATGCGTTTCCGCTGCTGAAGGAAGATTCGCCGCAGCACCCGGTGACGCGCAAGGGCGCGATCCGCGTCGAGATGGAGCGACGCCTCGAGGCCGCCAGCCGCGACGGCGGTGCGCGCGTGCTGATCGTGCGGGCCGGCGATTTCTTCGGCCCGAAGCCGGGCAACAACTGGTTCTCGCAGGGGCTGGTGAAGGCGGGGCAGCCGGTCCAGGCCGTGAGCTACCCCGGTCGGCCCGGCATGGGCCACCAGTGGTCGTACCTGCCGGACGTGGCCCGCACCATGGTCGAGCTGCTGGCGCGCCGCGACCGGCTGGAGCCCTTCGCGCGCTTTCACATGGCCGGCCATTGGGATGCCGACGGCACGCGCATGAGCGGTGCAATCCGCAAGGTGGTGGCCCGCCGCACGGGCGCCGATGCACCGCGCGTGTCGGCCTTTCCGTGGTGGCTGCTGACGCTGGCCTCGCCCTTCGTCACCACCTTTCGCGAAATGCGCGAGATGCGCTACCTGTGGCAGACGCCGGTGGCAATGGACAACACGAAGCTGGTGGCGTTTCTGGGTCGCGAACCGCACACGCCGCTCGAAGAGGCCGTGGAAGCCGCGCTCGAAGGCATGGGCAGCCTCGCCGCCGCGCCGGTGGCCGTGCCCGCCTGA
- a CDS encoding glutaminase, translating to MSTKTPTRFQPVLDEIVATLRLQLGQGGTVASYIPALARIDARQFGIALRTCDGEEAGAGDFETPFSIQSVSKLFTLTLAMQRMGDALWERIGREPSGNPFNSLVQLENEQGKPRNPFINAGAIAVADRLVSQAKAKGGSAKTDILALMTSLCGERIGFDGEVAQSEADTGFRNVALANFMKSFGKIDNDVAEVLDTYFHQCALRMSCRQLARAAAFLCRDGAHPIAGEPEVTGERQTRRINSLMLTCGTYDAAGDVAFSIGLPCKSGVGGGIVAVVPDKLTLCVWSPALDATGNSLLGMKALELFVARTGLSVF from the coding sequence ATGAGCACGAAGACCCCGACCCGATTCCAGCCCGTCCTCGACGAGATCGTCGCCACCCTGCGCCTGCAGCTCGGCCAGGGCGGCACCGTGGCCAGCTACATCCCGGCGCTGGCGCGCATCGATGCGCGGCAGTTCGGCATCGCGCTGCGCACCTGCGACGGCGAGGAAGCCGGCGCGGGCGACTTCGAAACGCCCTTCTCGATCCAGAGCGTGTCCAAGCTCTTCACGCTCACGCTCGCCATGCAGCGCATGGGCGATGCGCTGTGGGAGCGCATCGGACGCGAGCCCTCGGGCAATCCGTTCAACTCGCTGGTGCAGCTGGAGAACGAACAAGGCAAGCCGCGCAACCCCTTCATCAATGCCGGCGCCATCGCGGTGGCCGACCGGCTCGTGAGCCAGGCCAAAGCCAAGGGCGGCAGCGCCAAGACCGACATCCTCGCGCTCATGACCAGCCTGTGCGGCGAGCGCATCGGCTTCGACGGCGAGGTGGCGCAGTCGGAGGCCGACACGGGCTTTCGCAACGTCGCGCTGGCCAACTTCATGAAGAGCTTCGGCAAGATCGACAACGACGTGGCCGAGGTGCTCGACACCTATTTCCACCAGTGCGCGCTGCGCATGAGCTGCCGCCAGCTCGCGCGCGCCGCCGCCTTCCTGTGCCGCGACGGCGCGCACCCGATCGCCGGCGAGCCCGAGGTCACGGGCGAACGGCAGACGCGTCGCATCAACTCGCTGATGCTCACCTGCGGCACCTACGACGCGGCCGGCGACGTGGCCTTTTCGATCGGCCTGCCCTGCAAGAGCGGCGTGGGCGGTGGCATCGTCGCGGTGGTGCCCGACAAGCTCACGCTGTGCGTGTGGTCACCGGCGCTCGATGCGACCGGCAACTCGCTGCTGGGCATGAAGGCGCTCGAACTGTTCGTCGCGCGCACGGGCCTGTCGGTGTTCTGA
- a CDS encoding DMT family transporter, protein MIQRKTHLDSLAIGLLIVCCAFWGLQQILIKTTVTEVPPLWQATVRMVGAVALLWLWCAVRRVPLFERDSTLWPGLLAGLLFAGEFAGIYLGLQHTSASRLTVFLYTAPFWVSLLLPRWVPAERLRGFQWLGLFIAFAGVVLAFSEGFGHMSSSQLIGDGMALAAGMLWGLTTLTLRTTRLATASAEKTLFYQVAVTAAVCPLLSLALGETWGFSYSAWAWTSIGLQTVVGAFASYLTWMWLLRHYPATQMSSFTFLTPLFALIFGVALLKEPLTLQLVVALIGVALGIVLVNRRPAVQRSA, encoded by the coding sequence ATGATCCAGCGCAAGACCCACCTCGACTCCCTGGCCATCGGCCTGCTCATCGTCTGCTGCGCGTTCTGGGGCCTGCAGCAGATCCTGATCAAGACCACCGTGACCGAGGTGCCGCCGTTGTGGCAGGCCACGGTGCGCATGGTCGGCGCGGTGGCGCTCCTGTGGCTGTGGTGCGCGGTGCGGCGCGTGCCGCTGTTCGAGCGCGACAGCACGCTGTGGCCCGGGCTGCTGGCCGGCCTGCTGTTCGCGGGCGAGTTCGCCGGCATCTACCTGGGCCTGCAGCACACCAGCGCCTCGCGGCTCACGGTGTTCCTGTACACCGCGCCCTTCTGGGTCTCGCTGCTGCTGCCGCGCTGGGTGCCGGCCGAGCGGCTGCGCGGCTTCCAGTGGCTGGGCCTGTTCATCGCCTTCGCGGGCGTGGTGCTGGCCTTCAGCGAAGGCTTCGGCCACATGAGTTCGTCGCAGCTCATCGGCGACGGCATGGCCCTGGCGGCCGGCATGCTCTGGGGCCTGACCACGCTCACGCTGCGCACCACGCGCCTGGCCACGGCCAGCGCCGAAAAAACACTGTTCTACCAAGTGGCCGTGACGGCCGCCGTGTGCCCCCTACTGTCGCTCGCGCTGGGCGAGACCTGGGGCTTCTCGTACTCCGCCTGGGCCTGGACCTCCATCGGCCTGCAGACGGTGGTCGGCGCCTTCGCGAGCTACCTCACGTGGATGTGGCTGCTGCGGCACTACCCGGCCACGCAGATGTCGTCCTTCACCTTCCTCACGCCGCTGTTCGCGCTGATCTTCGGCGTGGCGCTGCTGAAGGAGCCGCTCACGCTGCAGCTGGTGGTGGCGCTGATCGGCGTGGCGCTGGGCATCGTCCTGGTGAACCGGCGGCCTGCGGTACAACGCTCGGCATGA
- a CDS encoding BON domain-containing protein, with amino-acid sequence MNRPALLAVLLLAARMAAAQGTPEPPSPSSQPLRQNWFDDPFFLVAAGLPACPMPQGPYYTAEERRAQTHSRLERGTSCWLAGKCTDSNAYRYDKPLAPKVRAALLAVPGVRRSSVWVTVQRRWVYLQGCVPDAALARKLERAARTVPDVETVVPDLMVGTRGKPPYPLAGH; translated from the coding sequence GTGAACCGCCCCGCGCTGCTGGCCGTCCTGCTGCTCGCCGCGCGGATGGCTGCGGCGCAGGGCACGCCTGAGCCGCCATCGCCATCGTCGCAACCGCTGCGGCAGAACTGGTTCGACGACCCCTTCTTCCTGGTCGCCGCGGGCCTGCCGGCCTGTCCCATGCCGCAGGGCCCCTACTACACCGCCGAGGAACGCCGCGCGCAGACCCACTCGCGGCTGGAGCGCGGCACCAGCTGCTGGCTCGCCGGCAAGTGCACCGACAGCAACGCCTACCGCTACGACAAGCCGCTCGCGCCCAAGGTGCGCGCCGCGCTGCTGGCCGTGCCGGGCGTGCGCCGCAGCAGCGTGTGGGTCACGGTGCAGCGCCGCTGGGTCTACCTGCAGGGCTGCGTGCCCGATGCGGCCCTGGCCCGGAAGCTCGAACGCGCGGCGCGCACCGTGCCCGACGTCGAGACCGTGGTGCCCGACCTGATGGTGGGCACGCGTGGCAAGCCGCCCTACCCGCTGGCCGGGCACTGA
- a CDS encoding flavin reductase family protein yields the protein MTTSRRAQPPTFSPGEFRKALGMFATGVTIVTARAADGSLVGLTANSFNSVSLAPPLVLWSLARAAASMSALRAGSHYAVNILAANQKTLAERFATKNIDRWADVAYTEGLGGAPVLQGAAASFECFNRSRYDEGDHVIFVGEVERCMHDPDASPLLFHGGHFYTEHPL from the coding sequence GTGACCACTTCCCGCCGGGCCCAGCCCCCCACCTTCTCGCCCGGCGAATTCCGCAAGGCACTCGGCATGTTCGCCACCGGCGTGACCATCGTCACCGCACGCGCGGCCGACGGCAGCCTGGTCGGCCTCACGGCCAACTCGTTCAACTCGGTGTCGCTCGCGCCGCCGCTGGTGCTGTGGAGCCTGGCACGCGCGGCCGCGTCGATGTCGGCGCTGCGCGCCGGCTCGCACTACGCGGTCAACATCCTGGCCGCCAACCAGAAGACACTGGCGGAGCGCTTCGCCACCAAGAACATCGACCGCTGGGCCGACGTGGCCTACACCGAAGGCCTGGGCGGCGCCCCCGTGCTGCAGGGCGCGGCCGCGAGCTTCGAGTGCTTCAACCGCAGCCGCTACGACGAAGGCGACCACGTGATCTTCGTGGGCGAGGTGGAGCGCTGCATGCACGACCCCGACGCCTCGCCGCTGCTGTTCCACGGCGGGCACTTCTACACCGAGCACCCGTTGTGA
- a CDS encoding LysR family transcriptional regulator — protein sequence MQLRHLQHLIALAEQGSFGRAAQAVHLSQPALSRSIDALEQALKARLIDRAYGTVRFTQAGELVLARARELVADARQIQREVQQLEGLTLGSLDVGLGPFAAGLLGRAALSLMTQRHPQLLMRMEVADTVTLCERLHKRQIDLFIADTRDLKKPSGLKLVRLPNVPVSFFVRPGHPLLKQPAPLTLEQLMDYPVAGPHLPSEVAAYFDRQIRRTDRGVFNVICDDADTLRHLALTAHAVILAPHAPGLTPETAALAPLAVTGLSRMRTHYSLVTLAGRTPTAAATVYTRLVTELLGPAKQPAKA from the coding sequence ATGCAGCTGCGCCACCTCCAGCACCTGATCGCCCTCGCCGAGCAAGGCAGCTTCGGGCGTGCCGCGCAGGCCGTGCACCTGTCGCAACCCGCGCTGTCGCGCAGCATCGACGCACTCGAACAGGCGCTGAAGGCCCGCCTCATCGATCGCGCCTACGGCACCGTGCGCTTCACGCAGGCCGGCGAGCTGGTGCTGGCGCGGGCCCGCGAGCTGGTCGCCGACGCGCGGCAGATCCAGCGCGAGGTGCAGCAGCTCGAAGGCCTCACGCTCGGCAGCCTCGACGTCGGCCTGGGCCCGTTCGCGGCCGGCCTGCTGGGGCGCGCGGCGCTGTCGCTCATGACGCAGCGCCACCCGCAGCTGCTGATGCGCATGGAAGTGGCCGACACCGTCACGCTGTGCGAGCGGCTGCACAAGCGCCAGATCGACCTGTTCATCGCCGACACCCGCGACCTGAAGAAACCCTCGGGCCTGAAGCTCGTGCGGCTGCCCAACGTGCCGGTGTCCTTCTTCGTGCGGCCCGGGCACCCGCTGCTGAAACAGCCGGCGCCGCTCACGCTCGAACAGCTCATGGACTACCCCGTGGCCGGCCCGCACCTGCCCAGCGAGGTGGCCGCGTATTTCGACCGGCAGATCCGCCGCACCGACCGCGGCGTGTTCAACGTGATCTGCGACGACGCCGACACGCTGCGGCACCTGGCGCTGACCGCCCACGCGGTGATCCTCGCGCCCCACGCGCCCGGCCTCACGCCCGAGACCGCCGCCCTCGCGCCGCTGGCGGTGACGGGCCTGTCGCGCATGCGCACCCACTACAGCCTGGTGACGCTGGCGGGCCGCACACCCACGGCGGCCGCCACCGTCTATACCCGGCTGGTGACCGAGTTGCTCGGCCCCGCCAAGCAGCCCGCCAAAGCTTGA